The bacterium sequence CTACGTCTTGAAGCCCGACCTGCCCACTGACCAGGTCAAGGTTCTCAAGGATAAAGTCCAAGACATCATCGAAAAGGCCGAAGGCAAGGTCCTGCACCACGTCGATTGGGGCAAGCGGCGCTTGGCTTACAAGGTCGAAAAATTCCAGCAAGCTCAATATCTTTACCTGCAATACCTCGACAAAGGCCTCTCGATCGCCGAGATCGAGCGCATCCTGAAAAACGACGACCGGGTGCTCAAGTTCCTGACCGTCCAAGTCGAGGAAAAGGTCAACGTCGAGGAACGGCTGGCCCGCGCCGGCGAAGCCCCGATCGCGCCCGAGGAATTGGTCCGCGAGGAACC is a genomic window containing:
- the rpsF gene encoding 30S ribosomal protein S6, translating into MREYETIYVLKPDLPTDQVKVLKDKVQDIIEKAEGKVLHHVDWGKRRLAYKVEKFQQAQYLYLQYLDKGLSIAEIERILKNDDRVLKFLTVQVEEKVNVEERLARAGEAPIAPEELVREEPSHDRYPPRERYGDRRHEAAPPAADEAMGEESPE